From a single Pseudopipra pipra isolate bDixPip1 chromosome 7, bDixPip1.hap1, whole genome shotgun sequence genomic region:
- the LOC135417151 gene encoding uncharacterized protein LOC135417151 isoform X2 gives MVKNELGSIACEQDLALGGNPRQSMRKCGHTRQPLLPILPSAQFKLQKMHFPLNWRRAGEGSQKYLLAEGLPLSSRAAPRARAALPVPLPARTQSGARTHRPGRQGAGEAAAGALAASRPWEAGGRLGRNIPLECFTGMGPGKTWVSARGPTRDRATCLPWDSPLQLPGLLTPRNARPVEAGVAQVRGCGRTALRYLFVE, from the exons ATG GTGAAAAATGAGCTGGGCAGTATAGCCTGTGAACAGGATTTAGCACTTGGAGGGAACCCAAGACAGAGCATGAGAAAG TGCGGTCACACAAGGCAGCCCTTACTGCCCATTCTCCCCTCAGCCCAGTTTAAGCTGCAGAAGATGCATTTTCCACTTAACTGGCGTCGGGCCGGAGAAGGATCCCAGAAATACCTCCTAGCTGAaggccttcccctttcctcACGGGCTGCTCCGCGGGCACGAGCAGCGCTGCCGGTGCCGCTGCCGGCCCGGACCCAGAGCGGCGCCCGCACGCACCGCCCCGGCCGCCAGGGGGCGGGCGAGGCCGCGGCAGGGGCGCTGGCAGCGTCACGGCCCTGGGAAGCGGGAGGAAGGCTGGGCcggaatatccctttggaatGCTTTACGGGGATGGGGCCTGGGAAAACCTGGGTCAGTGCTCGTGGACCCACCCGTGACCGAGCaacctgcctgccctgggacagCCCTCTGCAGTTACCAGGACTTTTGACTCCGAGGAATGCGAGGCCTGTCGAAGCGGGTGTGGCTCAGGTGCGTGGTTGTGGGCGGACAGCACTCAGGTACCTTTTTGTGGAGTAA
- the LOC135417151 gene encoding uncharacterized protein LOC135417151 isoform X1, protein MVKNELGSIACEQDLALGGNPRQSMRKCGHTRQPLLPILPSAQFKLQKMHFPLNWRRAGEGSQKYLLAEGLPLSSRAAPRARAALPVPLPARTQSGARTHRPGRQGAGEAAAGALAASRPWEAGGRLGRNIPLECFTGMGPGKTWVSARGPTRDRATCLPWDSPLQLPGLLTPRNARPVEAGVAQVRGCGRTALRLLWHLCSCEHG, encoded by the exons ATG GTGAAAAATGAGCTGGGCAGTATAGCCTGTGAACAGGATTTAGCACTTGGAGGGAACCCAAGACAGAGCATGAGAAAG TGCGGTCACACAAGGCAGCCCTTACTGCCCATTCTCCCCTCAGCCCAGTTTAAGCTGCAGAAGATGCATTTTCCACTTAACTGGCGTCGGGCCGGAGAAGGATCCCAGAAATACCTCCTAGCTGAaggccttcccctttcctcACGGGCTGCTCCGCGGGCACGAGCAGCGCTGCCGGTGCCGCTGCCGGCCCGGACCCAGAGCGGCGCCCGCACGCACCGCCCCGGCCGCCAGGGGGCGGGCGAGGCCGCGGCAGGGGCGCTGGCAGCGTCACGGCCCTGGGAAGCGGGAGGAAGGCTGGGCcggaatatccctttggaatGCTTTACGGGGATGGGGCCTGGGAAAACCTGGGTCAGTGCTCGTGGACCCACCCGTGACCGAGCaacctgcctgccctgggacagCCCTCTGCAGTTACCAGGACTTTTGACTCCGAGGAATGCGAGGCCTGTCGAAGCGGGTGTGGCTCAGGTGCGTGGTTGTGGGCGGACAGCACTCAG gcTGTTGTGGCACCTGTGTTCCTGTGAGCATGGATGA